A portion of the Eubacterium maltosivorans genome contains these proteins:
- a CDS encoding phage antirepressor KilAC domain-containing protein → MKSKQTTMTTAAEQKGFSPWCASCALKQEDRLLGSFESLSSIDMRIELCFMEKQLIALQKEYEKKARIYLKDDYERQTYKSARYEAAKAGENDIPVSRLAEIMRDMGLNIGRNQLYVWLREKGFAYFNNQCNRNLPTRQSLDKKRMTIEYKDYVEKKSGRLKQSPELRITPLGQTFFIRALAEERSRR, encoded by the coding sequence ATGAAAAGTAAACAGACAACCATGACAACCGCGGCAGAACAAAAAGGATTTAGCCCATGGTGTGCTTCGTGCGCGCTAAAACAGGAGGACCGGCTTTTAGGCAGCTTTGAGAGCCTTTCCAGTATTGATATGCGCATTGAGCTGTGTTTTATGGAAAAGCAGCTCATAGCCCTGCAAAAAGAATATGAGAAAAAAGCCCGGATCTATCTGAAGGACGACTATGAGCGGCAGACGTATAAGAGCGCCAGATATGAGGCGGCCAAAGCAGGAGAAAATGATATCCCTGTGTCCCGTCTGGCCGAGATCATGCGGGATATGGGCCTGAACATTGGGAGGAACCAGCTGTACGTCTGGCTTCGGGAAAAGGGCTTTGCCTATTTTAACAATCAGTGCAACCGTAATTTACCCACCCGGCAGTCTCTGGATAAAAAACGCATGACCATTGAGTACAAAGACTATGTGGAGAAAAAGAGTGGCCGTCTCAAGCAGTCCCCCGAGCTTCGGATCACCCCTCTGGGCCAGACCTTTTTTATCCGTGCACTGGCAGAGGAAAGAAGCAGAAGATGA